The Trichoderma breve strain T069 chromosome 2, whole genome shotgun sequence DNA segment TCCAGCACCGATAGCggcatcaacaagcttcttctgTTCGCCGAAGCCAGTGGCACCAAGGGCTGAAATGACGACATCTTGGTCCTTGAAAGCGGACTGGAGATCGCCTTCGGAGAAATCCGACTTGTACACAGAGATATCGGGTGGGAAAGTAGCAGAACTATCCCTGCGAGAGAGGACGGTAATGGCGAATCCGCCGGCTGCGATCAAGCCCTCGAGGACAATCTTGCCAATACTCCCGCTTGCCTAAATAATCATGAGTAAAGTGATAAATATGAAGGTCAGCGCATGGATTTGTGACTACATACACCAACGATAGCGACATTCTTGTAAGGCATTTTATAAGATGACTTATGTCAACAATGGGGATGAGAATGATTGGCTCTATGTGAGGAGCTACTGCCGGGTATCTGGCCGATATAGTGATGCTTTTAGTGCTGAATACTGAAAATCCTTGTTCGCCTTTGAGAAGACATAATGATCAAGGAGAATCTTCTTGGTATTTATATCGGTAAATGGTCTCGCAAGACCCGCCGATGTAGCAAAGTCATCATATCACTAGAAGGATAATGAGCGGAGACTATGTCCGTATACACGGGGTGGATTACACCTGAATGCAAGAGCTTCGTGGGTCAACCATCAATCATTCAGTTCAACGACAGACCAATCGTCTACGAGAAGGGCATATTAGAAAGCAGTTACGCTATCCacgatgctgctgcccaAACAGGAACTCAGATCTGTTCCAGGTACGAGATTCCCCAATGAACCATGAACCCCTGCCAAATCCAATCAATTGGGAAGCTTTCATTGGTCAGATCTCCACTGAATCCTTCACGAACAAATGGCGTTTCTGCTTACGAGTAGAAATGCGGACACAGCTCCGTTAAGTCCGCTCTCACCAATAGGAGCATCCTCCGTACCTCCACTAGAACCTCTGCGTCATTTGGCGTTTCACAGGCCTCGAGCTGTGATGCTCAATCATTTATCGTTTTCATTGCATTCAATTCTTTGTTACATTTTTTGTCAGCATTGAAACGGAAATCAGTACAGACAGGATTCGCAATAGGCCCACTGTTGTCACGGTTCTTCATCTGCGCTAACTGAATCTTCATCGCTTAGTAGCAACAGCTACACCAACAGTTACTCAATCCGACGGTGCAAATAAGAGGCGGGACTCATGTCTCGCAGAGTAATTGCGTCGGGGCGTTCATGTCTCGAATGCCGTCGCCGAAAGATCAAGTGCGATAGGTCTCTGCCATGCGCCTATTGCACACGCATCAAGCTTCAATGCAAATACCCTCTGAGGCGACAAAATATAggtgctgatgaagagggcgacTCAGCAAACAGAGTGCATTCCATTGAGTGTGCTTTGAAGTCACTGGATCAAAAAGTAACACATATTGGGAGCATGCTACAAGTAAGTCTAGAGGTAGCAAGCAGACAGAGTCACAGTGAACGAGACTACCAATCATCTATCGTAACAGTCCAGCAAAGACTATAAAGTTTTCcgttaaattatatatacttacAACTCTCTATAGGATGCTGCCCCGAACCTATCATGTCCgagctcatcttcttcgcgAAATAATCTACAAGTGCAGCAAAGTCAGAACGATACCTCTACTCGAGTATTAAGATCACATCACTTACAGTCATTGCCATTCAATGTCCCAGTTGACGTGTCACGACCTCTTGAATTAGCTCATCCCCCTCCTGCATCTATCTTGTTCCTGTGGCAGACGTATCTCGACGTGATTGACCCTCTAATCAAGATTTTTCACGTTCCCTCTATCCAAAGACAGGTCATGACTATTAGCCAAGGCCGAAAGATTCCAGACGCGGATACGGAATGTTTATTGTTTGCAATCTATTATTCCACAGTAATAGCTATTTCAGCCGCGGAATGCCGTCAAGAACTTCACGAAGAAAGACCCGTCCTGTTGCAACGGTATGTGACTAAACGTATCTGTTTATCACTAGAAAGGACTGACGAGTTTCAGGTTTCGCAATGGGGTTGAGGAATCGCTCAGACGAATTAATTTCTGGAGCTCTCGGAATACGACCGCCTTACAAGCATTCGTGCTATACCTGGTGATTATCTTGATGAAACTGCAAAGTACCAACAGGGTCATTGGCTAACGTTCTATCTTATTGAAGATTTGCGGACGGCAAGACCGAAATGGTCCCGATGTCTCCTCTCTAACTGGGATCGCAATTGGCAATGGAATGAAACTAAATGTTCATATAGACATCCCTGGTATGCGAGCATTTGATCTTGAAATGCGCCGCCGATTGTGGTGGCAGATCTGCACCTTGGACGTTCGAGTCGCCGAAGAATTTGGCCGTGAACCTTTTATCCTTGAGCCGAGCCTTCGTACAGAGCTACCGCTCAACATCAGTGATATGAGCTTGGATCCTGATATACGCGAATTGCCAAGCCAACAACCGGGACGAAGCGAGATGTTATTCAGTCTCGTCCGGTTTGAAGTAAGCAACTTTGCGCGGCGAATTGTTTTTTCGGACAGATTTTGTCAAAGCAACGGCTACCGTATAATGAATGAAGAGCAGAAATGCCGGGAAGTAGACCAATTTGGAGAGCGCCTTGAGAAGCAGTACCTTTCGTATTGTGACAAGGGAGTTCCGCTGGACTGTATCACGGTTAAAAGCAGCCAACTCATTCTTGCAAATTTAAAATTGGCTGTTTGTAAACCGCGAGCTAACCAAAACCGTGGAATTCCCTTACGGGCCGGTTATCGCAAGGCTTGTGAAGAAGTTCTGCAACATGCGCATGCCTTGCGTCAATACAGCAAAGGCCGTCGTTGGCTGTGGCTATTCCAGACATACGTGGAGTGGGATGCTTTGGCGTATCTCTTGCTAGATATTTGCATCACGCTGTCATCCCCATCCTCCAGCGAGCCGTTTACTCTGCCGTGGGAAGTTATTGATGAGACTCATAATCACTGGAAGAACAATGCAGATGTTCATCGGGGCCGCCGCTGGGATAATATCGAGGTACTTCGGTCACAAGCGCTGTCTGTAATAGAGAAGATGCGAAACACAGCGCAAACGCCCCAGACGAGTTCATCTAGTTCCTCTTTGAAGGCTCAAGGTCAGTTTGATGGTATGTCGGATACCACCATCGAGAGTCAGCAACCGTATGAATCGAGTCCTGATTCTACGTTCAATCAGCACACTGCTATGGCGGCCAAAATACTCATCCCCCCGGGTTTAAATCCTTTGGGTAGTATTTTGCAGACGCCACTGCCCTACGTAACAGATCTTCAAAGTTCCGATCCCAATACGACTGATAAGGAACCCCAGGGATGGGCTCCAGCAGATGCATCTTCTGAAGAAGGTCAGGTTTCTGCTGACACAGCAGACCTGCCTGGAGCTGGAACTGTTTGTGAGTGGAGCAGTTCGCTGATAGAGAGATATTGGGAGGTTGCCGGACAAGGATATGATGAGTCTGGTGCATGGCATTCATCAAGTTAGTAACATGCCTAATAAGCTCTGCATTATTACACTTGTGCGCACTTCTGCATGTACGCTAAGACTAGCAAATACTGTCGATATTGAAGCCTAGAAGGTAACGATAAACAATCGCGTCACCTTCAAACCTTTACTAGAACTTTCTCTATTGATTAGATCTTGCTTCTGCAAGGCAAGAGCACGGTGGTTGACGGAGCTAAGATAATGCCGTCGTCGTAGTCTTCGTCGCGTATTGAAGGCTAAACTTCGTCTTTCATCAGGCTTCAATGAGTGAAGGGTAAACCGCCAGAGTACCATTTTAGGCGTACATGCATATCTTTTCCGCCTAATTTCCACGATTGAAATGAACAACTCTGGGTATCTTAAAGCGGACACGGTTAGTCTTGGGACCCAACTCCGTGATTCTAGTATCTAATGCGGTTATGGCTGCTGTTGAAACCCCACCAAATCTAGTATCAAAGAACCTCAACATGACATGATAACATGAAGCTAGGCAGGCATGGAAGGAACCGAGAGGCAACAGGGTGGGCCAGTGGGAGGGGCTGTTTAAGACCTCTGGattgaagctggtcaaggTTCCGAGATCCGTTGTAACTACCCCAAATATGCAGTGATTACGGTTCCTCTGCCGTAGAAGGCCCCTTGAGAGTCATTGTAGTGTACCTACATAAGGGTggttcttggtgttttgcTAAAATACTTTGTCTTCTCAGTCAGAACTTTATGAGCTGGTAGTATTAACGGCCCGTCGTCCCGTCAAGTTCTCAACTTCGGATGCAAAACTTTCTCTATCATTCCAAGGGAatggaggggaaaaaataTTGCTATCAGTCCGCACGCTTAAGAAGCTAATGcaagcaagacaagatgGGGCGGTGGGCAGGTTCGTGTCACAGTACGATACGCTGATTACGGAGCAACGCCGCTATTAATCAATCTTGCATTTCTTCAGCTATTTTTGGTCATCCTAGTGTATCGTGAAAAATGGTATTGATTGACAAAAAATCCGAATGAATCAACCTTGCCTCATTGTATAGCAAACAGGTAAGCGAGCTGGCACCAGAGTCTGACGAGAAACGTGTGATGAGCATCTCGAATCCCATTCTTTCAATAATTTTTATTCAATAACCAGGGCCGACCCGCATCATCCGGTAGTTTTGTGGAAAGTCCATCGGATTTACAAAGACAAACGAGCCGTTCTTAGGTTCCACTCTTCAGCATGGATACTTCCCGGGAACGATAATTGGTATCTGAGCTGTTCCTTAACGTTAGTTTCTTAGATCCTCCAATTCAGCCTGCCACAGTTGGATGTCTATATTTAAAGATGAGACGTATAGTAGCCTGGTCACTTCACCTTCCATCTACCCTGAGACACGGGCTAGGTTGAGTCTTTGTATGTCAGTAGGAGCACGGTAACACGGCTATGCAGCTCTAGCGTTTCTGGAGAGTAGAAATGGAACCAAGGGGGCTTAGATGAGATTTTAGCGCTCATCTAGTTAAGTAATCATAATTAGTGTAAATATGGTGGCATCTGTGAAGCGATCATGCGTGTTTGCGGGGATCATGATGCCCAAGCCGTTGTATCACAAGAGACCCTGGGTTTACAACCGTGAACCTTCATCAACTATGACGCTGCAATTCAATAGGTTGAGTGCTGAACATTGATATGGAGCATTGGCTTGAAAATGCTGATAAAACGCTCTTAGTACATGTGCTTTAATTTCCGTTCCATGGAACGGTTCGGACTTTACCTACAGGACTAACTTATAGAAGTAAACAAAAATAAGTTGATTCAGCCTTACCCACTAAGCGCAAGGTAGACATGTCTTTCGGCATCTACAAATTTGGCGCGTCGTAAACTTTTAGTCCTAATTTAGAATTCTGGGTCAGGGATGATTAATTTTGTTCCCCATCTGAGGCTGAAAAGCAAACTGCGTGCCCGAGCCCTGTTAGGCCGTAGCGATTGGTGGTATCTT contains these protein-coding regions:
- a CDS encoding fungal specific transcription factor domain-containing protein, with the translated sequence MLQVSLEVASRQSHSERDYQSSIDAAPNLSCPSSSSSRNNLQVQQSQNDTSTRVLRSHHLQSLPFNVPVDVSRPLELAHPPPASILFLWQTYLDVIDPLIKIFHVPSIQRQVMTISQGRKIPDADTECLLFAIYYSTVIAISAAECRQELHEERPVLLQRFRNGVEESLRRINFWSSRNTTALQAFVLYLICGRQDRNGPDVSSLTGIAIGNGMKLNVHIDIPGMRAFDLEMRRRLWWQICTLDVRVAEEFGREPFILEPSLRTELPLNISDMSLDPDIRELPSQQPGRSEMLFSLVRFEVSNFARRIVFSDRFCQSNGYRIMNEEQKCREVDQFGERLEKQYLSYCDKGVPLDCITVKSSQLILANLKLAVCKPRANQNRGIPLRAGYRKACEEVLQHAHALRQYSKGRRWLWLFQTYVEWDALAYLLLDICITLSSPSSSEPFTLPWEVIDETHNHWKNNADVHRGRRWDNIEVLRSQALSVIEKMRNTAQTPQTSSSSSSLKAQGQFDGMSDTTIESQQPYESSPDSTFNQHTAMAAKILIPPGLNPLGSILQTPLPYVTDLQSSDPNTTDKEPQGWAPADASSEEGQVSADTADLPGAGTVCEWSSSLIERYWEVAGQGYDESGAWHSSS